In Helianthus annuus cultivar XRQ/B chromosome 8, HanXRQr2.0-SUNRISE, whole genome shotgun sequence, a single genomic region encodes these proteins:
- the LOC110940696 gene encoding uncharacterized protein LOC110940696 isoform X1 yields MGNHSSVSKSTWTSNISSEDMLTEVLSYFAQPSIPEKTGSIWSSQEPTYRVSINTQPHSSILPFIMQPVTEYRKTPANMKKTTAVANCSESLATLEEILHHGRENKKHTNAEFNCRVVIKGIRNSEEWFRLMCGGGKCMKGVSRDHGELWCVGCETQLCFPEQGSILNLMCSIPQQMRSSCASMTLHRF; encoded by the exons ATGG GTAATCATTCTTCGGTTTCAAAATCGACATGGACATCCAATATTAGCTCCGAAGATATGCTTACCGAAGTTCTGTCGTATTTCGCGCAACCATCAATACCAGAGAAGACGGGGAGTATCTG GTCATCCCAAGAGCCTACTTATCGTGTCTCTATAAATACACAGCCACATTCAAGCATCCTCCCTTTCATTATGCAACCTGTGACTGAATATCGGAAGACACCTGCCAACATGAAGAAAACCACTGCTGTTGCTAACTGTTCAGAAAGTTTGGCGACTCTTGAAGAAATATTACACCATGGTCGAGAAAATAAGAAACACACG AATGCTGAGTTCAATTGTCGTGTGGTGATTAAAGGCATACGTAATAGCGAAGAGTGGTTCAGACTTATGTGTGGAGGAGGAAAATGCATGAAAGGTGTATCGCGTGATCACGGGGAGCTGTGGTGTGTTGGCTGTGAAACCCAGTTATGTTTCCCCGAGCAAG GTTCCATCTTGAACTTGATGTGCTCGATTCCACAGCAAATGCGGTCATCGTGTGCTTCGATGACACTGCACAGATTCTAA
- the LOC110940696 gene encoding uncharacterized protein LOC110940696 isoform X3, whose translation MLTEVLSYFTQLSIPEKTERIWSSQEPTYRVSINTQPHSSILPFIMQPVTEYRKTPANMKKTTAVANCSESLATLEEILHHGRENKKHTNAEFNCRVVIKGIRNSEEWFRLMCGGGKCMKGVSRDHGELWCVGCETQLCFPEQGSILNLMCSIPQQMRSSCASMTLHRF comes from the exons ATGCTGACCGAAGTTCTGTCGTATTTCACGCAACTATCAATACCGGAGAAGACGGAGCGTATCTG GTCATCCCAAGAGCCTACTTATCGTGTCTCTATAAATACACAGCCACATTCAAGCATCCTCCCTTTCATTATGCAACCTGTGACTGAATATCGGAAGACACCTGCCAACATGAAGAAAACCACTGCTGTTGCTAACTGTTCAGAAAGTTTGGCGACTCTTGAAGAAATATTACACCATGGTCGAGAAAATAAGAAACACACG AATGCTGAGTTCAATTGTCGTGTGGTGATTAAAGGCATACGTAATAGCGAAGAGTGGTTCAGACTTATGTGTGGAGGAGGAAAATGCATGAAAGGTGTATCGCGTGATCACGGGGAGCTGTGGTGTGTTGGCTGTGAAACCCAGTTATGTTTCCCCGAGCAAG GTTCCATCTTGAACTTGATGTGCTCGATTCCACAGCAAATGCGGTCATCGTGTGCTTCGATGACACTGCACAGATTCTAA
- the LOC110940696 gene encoding uncharacterized protein LOC110940696 isoform X2, protein MGNHSSVSKSTWTSNISSEDMLTEVLSYFTQLSIPEKTERIWSSQEPTYRVSINTQPHSSILPFIMQPVTEYRKTPANMKKTTAVANCSESLATLEEILHHGRENKKHTNAEFNCRVVIKGIRNSEEWFRLMCGGGKCMKGVSRDHGELWCVGCETQLCFPEQGSILNLMCSIPQQMRSSCASMTLHRF, encoded by the exons ATGG GTAATCATTCTTCGGTTTCGAAATCGACATGGACATCCAATATTAGCTCCGAAGATATGCTGACCGAAGTTCTGTCGTATTTCACGCAACTATCAATACCGGAGAAGACGGAGCGTATCTG GTCATCCCAAGAGCCTACTTATCGTGTCTCTATAAATACACAGCCACATTCAAGCATCCTCCCTTTCATTATGCAACCTGTGACTGAATATCGGAAGACACCTGCCAACATGAAGAAAACCACTGCTGTTGCTAACTGTTCAGAAAGTTTGGCGACTCTTGAAGAAATATTACACCATGGTCGAGAAAATAAGAAACACACG AATGCTGAGTTCAATTGTCGTGTGGTGATTAAAGGCATACGTAATAGCGAAGAGTGGTTCAGACTTATGTGTGGAGGAGGAAAATGCATGAAAGGTGTATCGCGTGATCACGGGGAGCTGTGGTGTGTTGGCTGTGAAACCCAGTTATGTTTCCCCGAGCAAG GTTCCATCTTGAACTTGATGTGCTCGATTCCACAGCAAATGCGGTCATCGTGTGCTTCGATGACACTGCACAGATTCTAA